In bacterium, one DNA window encodes the following:
- the pabB gene encoding aminodeoxychorismate synthase component I, with amino-acid sequence RLAGAVRARLDAWSPGPDPAAGLAAPPGDVLPVPAVSEDAYRGQVRAIRRDIRDGRVFECCLTHRFEQALAADPWTLYAVLRRDNPAPFAGFLSHRDATVICSSPERFLRLDERGMLETRPIKGTRPRGAGPAEDARLRDELTASAKDRAENVMIVDLARNDLGRVCETGSVHVTGLCEVEGYANVWQLVSTVRGRLRAGLDGIDAVRACFPGGSMTGAPKIEAMKVIDELERHARGIYAGAIGWLESSGALDLNVVIRTIVARDGRATYGTGGAVTADSEPGAEWRESLDKVRALARAIATVSGNPP; translated from the coding sequence CGGCTAGCCGGGGCCGTCCGCGCGCGACTGGACGCCTGGTCTCCCGGTCCGGATCCGGCGGCCGGGCTCGCCGCTCCCCCGGGCGACGTCCTGCCCGTCCCGGCCGTGAGCGAGGACGCGTACCGCGGGCAGGTCCGCGCGATCCGGCGCGACATCCGCGACGGACGCGTCTTCGAGTGCTGCCTGACCCACAGGTTCGAACAGGCGCTTGCGGCCGATCCCTGGACCCTCTACGCCGTCCTGCGCCGCGACAACCCGGCGCCCTTCGCCGGTTTCCTGTCCCACCGGGACGCGACGGTCATCTGTTCGTCGCCCGAGCGCTTCCTGCGCCTCGACGAGCGGGGCATGCTCGAGACGCGTCCCATCAAGGGCACCCGTCCCCGCGGCGCCGGCCCGGCCGAGGACGCGCGTCTGCGCGACGAGCTCACGGCCTCGGCGAAGGACCGCGCCGAGAACGTGATGATCGTCGATCTGGCGCGCAACGATCTGGGCCGCGTCTGCGAGACCGGAAGCGTGCACGTGACCGGCCTGTGCGAGGTGGAGGGCTACGCCAACGTCTGGCAGCTCGTGTCCACCGTCCGCGGCCGGCTGCGCGCGGGACTGGACGGCATCGACGCGGTGCGGGCCTGCTTCCCCGGCGGCTCGATGACCGGCGCGCCCAAGATCGAGGCCATGAAAGTGATCGACGAGCTGGAGCGCCACGCGCGGGGGATCTACGCGGGCGCGATCGGCTGGCTGGAGTCCAGCGGCGCGCTGGACCTGAACGTCGTGATCCGCACCATCGTCGCCAGGGACGGCCGCGCCACCTACGGGACCGGCGGCGCCGTCACCGCCGACAGCGAACCGGGCGCCGAATGGCGGGAATCCCTGGACAAGGTGCGCGCGCTGGCCCGGGCGATCGCGACC